DNA sequence from the Candidatus Bathyarchaeota archaeon genome:
AAACGGTTTACGCAGCTTTGGCAAAATTATGAAACAACATTTGAAGAGCTTATGAATAGAGGCGTGAAGGTAAGACAGATTGTTGAATTCCCACCTGACGGCATTCAAGGCCAAAAATTTTTAAATAAACAGTTATTCAAAAGCAACCAATTTGAGTTAAAGTTTATTCCTAAGACTGGAGGAAACTTGCTGATAATAGATGATGAAATGCTTCTGATAAGTACTACGCTGGAGAAAAACCTTGGAGAAAACCCCATACTATTTTCAAACTATGACGGCTTATTGGGATTGATGCAAAACTATTTTGCCTACTCGTGGAATCACGCTTACAACTGGAAAAAAGAGCCCTTATATGAACAACAAGAAAACGCAATAAGCACCCAACCATAAAACCCAACGTCTTTTATTAGTAGATCAAAAAAATAGCCGCTTTGCTTTTGTACAGTCCGCCACAACCAGCCAGCAGCCCGAAACAGACGCAAAAACAACAACAAACTGCACTGCCAAGCCCAAAAGAAGATGAAGAAACAAAGCCAAGTGTTTCTTCTTCTTTTAATAGAAAAACAAAACCAAACAAAAATCTTGATTCCTGTTATATAGGGGGATAGGGGTCTTTAGCAGAGCAACAGTTTTTCCAACATGTGTTTTCTATTAATGACCTTCATGTAAGTTAACCTGCTCTGAACTCATTTCAACGCGGGGCTCTTAAATTTTTTAACTGAGCGGTTGTAAAACACGCTTAAATACACTTTTTACCATGGTCTATGCTGGTGGGCTTTTTAGTTGTATTTTGATAAGCATGGTAGTGTTGTTTGGGTTAGTAAACCATGGATTGCCCCGGAAGCCATTGTTCGGACATTTTTTGTTGGGCTTATTGCTGTTTTGGTTTTCTGGTTCGAGTTCTCTTATAACATTGGCTTTTCTCAGTTTGCAGGGTTAACCCTTTTCGATTTAACTTTACTATTCTTCATTACAGTTTGGCTGATTGGCATAGTGCAATTGGTGATTTCTTGGGCTTCAAACACATATATTCTACGGCAAGACGAACTGGAAGTTAGACAGGGAATTTTAGCGGCGCGTTCGTTTACGGTCAATGCAAAAACTTTTGGCGAGTTAACTATTTACCAATCAATTGGCGGGTGGCTCTTTGGTTATGGCGATTTAATTGTTACATGCAAAGGTCAACCTGAAACCAAGTTATCACTGTTGCGTTCCCCTTTCTTAACGGCAAGCACTCTACGTCAGGTTATGGGTAAGCCTCTTGTGAAGATGAATAGCCACATAGATAAGTAGAACATTTGCAAAGTTTTATTTTCCAAGCGTTCCTTATCAATGAACGTAAACAAAACTCGCTCCTACAAGTATCAGCTCAACTGAAGAGGCAATAATTAGCATGTCGGGCAGGCACAGCTTCAGAAGAGTGCTGAGTAAATATTACCCTCTGTTAGCAATTATAATCGGCGTCATACTTGTATCTCTTATAATGGGTCCTTATCAAACACTCGATACAGAATTAGAATACAACACCACCCGTGGCGTTCTTCGATGGGGTTATCCGTACTTGGACAGGTTCGGCGAGCCACATCAAGATAGTTATGGCGACCTTTTCAACATGCCACCGTTAGGATTCTACACACAAGCTCTGTTTTTCCGCATTTTCGGTCAAGCCTTAGAGAATGGTATAGTCTTGATAACGCTATTTGGAATAGCCAGCGTGGTTATGGTGTATAAACTGGGAAAGGAACTGTACAGTGAAGCAACAGCGTTGTTTGCCGCTGCGCTTTTTGGCTTGGCACCATGGCAACTAGTACTTACTCGAGCGTTCCTTATAGATGCGCAATGCCTGTTTCTGAGCCTGCTTTACTTATATGTCGGAGTCTTGGCTATACGAAAGAACTCGATTAAACTTGCCGCTGTTTCAGGCGTATTCTTCGCCGCTGCCCTACTTACCAAGCAATATGCTGTTTTTATGCTGATTCCGTTATTGCTCTTGTATGTTTACCATAGACCAAAAAAACCAAAGATGGTGCCCAGTCAAGTAGTCGCTTTTAGTTTGCCAATGGTTTTTTCTTCGTTATTGTGGTACCAAATCATCCTTGGAAAGGAACTGTTTTACTTGTTTAATCATAATGATTTTAAGGACATAAACTTCCCAGAGGTTGTTCCCTCTTATTCTTTCATGTCTACTTTTTTGGTTGATTACGGCTTAGGAATCTTTTTTGTAGTTACATTTGTTTTTTCATTAATTGTTGGTTTTTGTTTTTGGAAACGCTTTCAGAAAAAATCAGTTGTTTCAGACTTGGTTTGCTTGGTAACAATCCTGTCAATTTTAGGTATAGTCATGTATTTGGCTGTGAATCTAAACTTAAAAGCACCCTACACCAGCGCCATCAAGTACGTTTATCATTCTTTGCCGTTCTTTAGCTTGGCCACCGCATCATTAGCCAGCAAAAGTTTTTCATTGCTAAAATTTGCTAAGCAGTCGGTTAAAGTTACAAGAGTCGTCCTGTTAAGTGTCGGCATCACAGGGCTTGTCTTGTTAGTAATGTCACTAATTGCCGACTTCTATGCTGCACGGCAATTAGCGACAGCCTCATTCCTTATTTTCCGAGTGCAACCCAACCAAGATGTAGGTTATTCTTTCCATGTCGCAGAGCCGCTGAGTCAGAATGACCCCTTGCTTGCCGTTCAGTTTATTGGGTTTATAATTTTGACGTCGGGAATTTTGTGGGCGAGTAGACACTTCACAGTTGAAGCGGTTAAATCGATTCGGGCTGAATTCAAGAAAATAGCAAGATAAACATGGTGCGTTAACACTGCTGTTGAAGTGTCGTTAGATATTACATGCGTTGAGGAACAGCCAAAACTCTTCTACACTGTAAATTTTGCGTAGTTCTAAGTATTCAGGTTTAAAGCTATTGCTTTCACCTGTTGATTCTTTAAAGTATCCTACTGTATGGGGATAGCCATTTTCCACTTCTTGGCTATCCAGAAACTCACCAAGCATAGTTGGCGGACAGTTTTGGTTTGCAGTTTCTGGCGTTTTAAGCTGCACTTGGTAGGTGCGGTATTTTCCTTGGTTACCTTGAGGTGGGAAGTAGATTATTTTGTTGATTTCTTGGAAGTGGAATTTTTTTATTTGAAGATTTTCTTGGAACAAGTTACTCTTCTTAGTATATTGATGATTTATCATTTAAGGGTTACATTGCTCTTCTATTGGGCTGTTTCTATTTGTTTAGTATTGCTTTCATTAATCGTTCATAAGTGCTAAAAAATTGCCATTTTACTTAACTTTTGTAATGTTTTTCTTAATTTGTATGAACAGTTCTCAAATCACTTTATATTAGCGATCACATAAGCTTGTTTAGAGCAAAAATAAAAGACGGTGAAATGGCGTGTTGGATTTAGCAATCCCGATATTGGCGTTAGGCTTGTTTGCCTTACCCTTTGTGTTTCTGGGGTATGTCCGCTTACAGGTTCAACGTGCGCTTAAAGTAGCTTTCAAACGAGGCGAGCTAACTTGTTTAGCACGATAGTGTTGGATTGCCAGACCAAAAACGCCATCCCCTGCTCGGAGGGCTGCATCGCCTACAAAACCTGCATCGCACGCAAGAAACGTTAGTGTCTGTATATACATGCATATTACATAATCTTATAAGATGATTTTCCTATGGTGCATGCCTAGCAAGGAGGCGAAAAAGCAAGTGCTAAGTAGAGACTGTGATGGTTGCAGTTTGCAACACATGTGCAGCGAACGCTACAGGCTTGTAGGCAAGAATGAGAAAGTGTACTGCCCAGATGGCACAGCACATCTCGTAGACCAAAACTAAAGTTCGCTATCTTTGTTTATTCCTTTTCTTGTTCATAAATCCTTAAAAATAATAGCCACACCAGAAAGCATGTTTCTCTATTTTTGTGCCTGCGCTCGGTTATGCGCGATTGACTCTAAACTTATTTGTTTGCTTTACCGTGACCCCCTATCCCCCCTATTTAAAGCATCGATTTTTCGGCATGCTTTTGGCTTGAGAAACCGCCACTACCCCCTATAGGTTTCAACATAGAACCACTATAGGCGGCAAATATGTTGAGGGGGTGATTATTCACTAATTTCTTTTCTATTTTAGTGCTTCTATTTTTATGCTTTCAAGCGGCAACCCGCCGTACTGGGTCTTGCTTATGTTTCTGTCTTCGCCTATGATGTTAACTGTGAATCCTGCCTGCCTAATGGCGTTAACGTAAGCGTCTTTTTGCATAGCGCCCGAAACACAGCCACAAAGCAATTCTTCGTCGTTTAGTTGTTCTTCCGTCAGCTTTCCAAGAAGGACAATGTCGGAAACGTACATTTTGCCGCCGCTTTTGAGCACGCGGTAGGCTTCCTTGAAAACCTTTGATTTGTCTGGTGCAAGGTTAATCACGCAATTGCTAATTATAACATCAACCGAGTTGTCCTCAAGCGGTATTTTTTCGATGTCGCCTAGCCTGAACTCAACATTTGAGTAACCGTGCTCTTTTGCAAGTATTCGTGCCTTGGCAATCATTTCTTCCGTCATGTCTAAGCCTATGACTTTGCCTGATTTACCAACTTTCCGAGATGCCAAAAAGCAGTCAAAACCAGCGCCACTGCCCAAATCAAGCACGATGTCGCCTTCTTTTATTTTGCTAAAAGCAGTTGGATTTCCGCAGCCTAAGCCAAGGTTCGCTTCAGGGGCAACGTTCATTTCTTCTTCAGAGTAGCCGATGCTTTTTGATATTCTTTTGGCGACTTCGGTGTTTGCGCTTTCGCAACCGCAAGAGCAACAGCAAGAATTGTTACTGGTTGCGATTTTTGAGTAGGCTTTTCTTACAGCTTTCTTGACGTCTGTATCCTTCAACTCTTTTCACCGATTACGCATTCAAATATATAACAATATATAAAAGTTGTTATAAATAAGCCACGATACTGATGAACTTCACTTCTAAAAACTAAAAGAACTTGGATAAGCTATTTTTTGAGTAGCTCCATCAGTTTAGGCATCAATTCGCATCCACGCTCCAAAACGCCAAGACTACCTTTAGCGCATTCCCTCTCAGAAAACTTGCCTGCTTTTCCGTTGCCAACTTTATCACCTGAAAGCAGCACTGGAACCATAGTGTCGCTGTGCACTTTCAAACTGCAAGGCGTCGCATGGTCAGTTGTGACGCAGACAAGAGTATCCTCCAGAGAAATCTGCTCCAGCAACGGACCAAAAAAGTACTTGTCAATGGCGGAAATAACCTCTGTCTTCAGCACACAGTTCCCATCATGCCCAGGTTCGTCTGGACCTTTAAGGTGAATGTAGAAGCAGTCATATTTCGGCAACGCATCAAGAAGCGCTTTCACTCTAACCGCCATGTCTTGTTGCAGGTTTCCTGAAGGCGGAGGGAGAAGGGAGGAATCCATACCTGCCAACTGAGCTATACCGCGTTCAGCGTGCATATCCGCTAAACAAGCAAAGCGCACCCCATATCGTTCATTGATGTTGAAGAATTTTGGCAGTTCGTGCCCAGCATCCCTTGTTAAGACAACGTTTGCTTTAAGTTTGCCCTCAGCGGCACGCTTTACGTTGATGGGATGACTTTCCCATAACTTGTGAGTTTTCTCGATAAACTCGTTAACCAAAGCGGCAGAAACCCTCGCAGCTTCAGTATCAACGACAGGTTCACAAGTTTTCAGAACCATGTCAACATCAAGCTTTGCTACGCCAAGACCATTAACAAGGATATATGCTGGGTCGCTGTTGGTTATTTCGCTTGAGAGAGGTTTAGCCTTACTCTTTATCAGCAGCACTGCACGGTGCCCCAGCGTGTTGCGGAACTCAAACGTCGCGGGGTAAGATTCAAGCTTGATTTCCTTGTTAGCGGCTTCCGCTAGCGTGGTGGCTTCTTCAGTTGTTAAGCTTCGGGCTACACGGCGGTCAAGTATGGCTTTTCCCTGACCTAGCGTGGCGAAATTACATCTTAACGCTAAATCTCCATCTTGCATCTTCAGGCCTACACCAGCAGCTTCAATGACGCCTCTGCCAGTGCTGTACATGAAGGGGTCATAGCCTAGAAGTGAAATAACCGCTACATCACTTTCAGGTGCCACACCCTGCCTAACTGTGTACATTAAGCCTGTCTTTCCGTTTTTGGCAAGGGAATCCAAGTTTGGCGTTTCAGCCGCTTCAAGGGGGGTTTTGTTGCCTAAAGATTCAATCGGCAAATCGCCCATACCGTCAATTGCAACGTAAATTAACTTCAAACCCTTTTTGTCTCCTTCAGGTTAGAGCTAAATAGTTTCCTTTATTATTTTTTGCATCCAAAAACTATGTTTCTAAAGAAAGAATCCTTCGAATCTCGCTCTGAGTCCGCTGAGGCGTATCAGTAGTGTTCACAAGGAAAACGCTACTTTGTTCGAAGAGCCTTCGAAAGAAGTTTTTTCTCAAAACGATTTTTCGGTTGTCTCGCGTCAATTGGTGAGGATTACAAAAATTATTCTCCAGCAAATATTGCACTGCTTCGTCCGTGTTCAGCGGTGTCACAATGTTCTTGTCTGATGAATCACGTTTAAGCATGATTATTCGCTTCATCGTTGTCAGAGGAATCACGCCGCCACTACCTACAATCCACCGCACGTTAACGATTGCCCTGCCACGGTTGTCAAATTGGGCTTTATCAACCAAACGTTCGTACTCATTCCAAATTTTGCCTATATCAGCTTGAATGTAACAGTTCTTTTCCGAACCAAACGCTAAGGGTTCACGACTACTGAGCCGCACGAAATACCAATCATCAGAAACCAAGCGCGCGTTCGGAATCCGCAACAAACCCCATGAATGCGTTGTCTTGCCTGTGCCTGAAGGCGCAATAATTGAAACACCCAAACAACTAATGTCAATTGCCGCACCATGCACAGAGTAGATTCGGTGCGCATCCTCCAAAATGTCACCAGCTACTGCAAGCGCAATGCTTTTCACCCAACCGTAATAGTCAACGTTAACCAAAAAAGCTGTTTTTGTGTAAGGGTCATATTTTACTGTTAAAGGTTGTTTCGGCTCGTTTATAACTATGAGCCTGCCATGAGAGCGCGTGTTTTCGTTCGCTGTGAAAAAATTGTCTTCCCACTTGTTTAGTATTTGCTCGGAGTCAGTCAATAGTTTTATGCAACAACCGTAAATGTCAGCTTTGTTCGTATAGAGTAATCTATGCTCGTAAGCTTCAAAGAGGCGGTTTTTTTCGTCAGCGTCAATCAACTGCACGGAGTAACTCATGCTAAAACATCTCTTGAGATAATTATCTGCCATATTTTGAATTAATCCTAATGCATAAGGATTTCTACTATCTAAAAAATGAAGCAGGATTTTAGCTTTTTAATGTGGCAATAAACGCGTTTGTCACATCTCTAATGGAACGAAGTAACGGATGCTTAATTTTCTCAGATGTGAGCTGCTCAAGACGATTCACTCTAAAGTAAATGGGCGGGTGGGGGTCAAGACCAATCCATTCTTGAACACGATAAGAAGGCGCCCGCTCAGACAGCAACCGTTGATAACCAATTTTCTCCAAAGACCTTGCTAAAACATGTGGGTTACCAACCAACATGGCGGACACTAAGTCTGCTCTAGCCTCAAAGAATTTAGCGATGAAAAATATCAAGACCATGACAGACCAGAAGTAAGCAAAAAACAAAAATGAAGAAAAAATCAGCGGAAGCAACGGAAACAGTACGTAGAACCTGAACAAAAACTCAGAGGAGACTAATGCGTACAAAATCAGCGGGTCTCGTCCTTTAAGATGCCCAAACTCATGGCCCAGAACGCTTAAAATTTCGTTCTCTTGGAGTTGAGCAAGAAGCCCCGTTGTTATCAAAACTAGCCCGCGTTTGGGGCTTGAACCTGAAGTAGCAGCATTAGCAACCATAGTATTGGACACAACAATCTTGGGCACGGGAAAACCAAACTTGTCAGCGACTTTTTTGACAAGTTCGTAAACGTTGACTTTTTTCACCTTCAGATTCTCCAGCTCGCAGGGCACACCATGTTTGAGAAAAATTTTTCCAGCGGCTTCAGTGTCAACTTGACCTTGCTTAGCGATTATTTCCTTGTAGATTTCTTTTTTTATTGTTGTCAACTTTTCTCGCGAATACTTTTTGTTAAAGTCGCTTTCACAGTCGGGCAAGAAATATTCTAAAAGATGAATAGTTGGGTTGGCTTGTGTAATTTGCCAATCAGCTGATTTTTCAATGAAGTGATTAGAGAAAAAAAAGAAACCAAACTGAAACGCTATAAGAATTAAAGGGGCAATCCAAAAGATGTCAGGTGATACTGTTGCTATGGTCAAAAATACAGTCATACCCAAAAAAATGAACACTGCAAAGAAGATAAGCTGCACCTCAAAAAGGAAATGATTGAAGGATTTTTTAGCTTTCATATAAGCCTCAGGAACTATTTCTTCGCCTTCACGCCATGCAAAGGAAACAGTTGAGTTTTTGGCGTTCTGGGAGAAGATTTGCATCGCAATTAGAACGTCCTGTTTTGCTTCATCAAGGGTTGACTGCGTAACTGAAGGGTCTATGGGAGTTACCTTCAATTCAAAGGGGTTGCCGCTTTTAACTTCCACTTGAATAGACCGCTTCTTCCGCATGTCATTAATAACATACGAGAGAAATTCACCTTGACTTGTCGTTTCTCTAGAAACATCTACAAATCGATGCTTCTGAGGAAGCACATACTGGGTATGAATAAAATCAAGTAGCTTATTGTAAAAACTATGCGGCACTTCTGGAGTATAACTATAAAAAATAGGCTCGGTCATCTCACTGACTCTGACCTTTTCGCCACTAAATCAAGAGCTTCTCCACGTTATAACGTTATGGTGTATCATGTTGGCACTACAAATGTCAGTTCAATTAGGCGAAATAGCTATAGCCATCAAGGAGGTTACGAAGAGGACAGCGTTTATAAATCTCGGAAAACATCTGTAGAGTTGCCGCAAGGTGGCAAGTCTTTGTTACATCAAATTAAATAATTGATGTTACGTTGACTTGACACTTCACCTTCCAGTGAAGCAAAAGGCGAGATATTCACAATAAAAGGATGTTGAAAAGTGTCGGAGCCCAAAAAAACAATACTAGTTGTTGATGACGACAAATCTATACTTCGCACCTTCAGCCGTATACTCCAAAAGAGCGGTTATGAAATTGACACGGCGGAAACGGGCAAAGAAGCTATGGAGAAAACGGAAAAACGCCACTACGACCTAGCCCTAGTAGACATCAGACTCCCAGATATTGATGGCACAGAGTTGCTTGCAAAACTCAAAAAGCCACTCCAGCAAACCGTGAAAATAATGATTACTGGATTTCCGTCGCTTGAAACTGGTGTCAAAGCCCTCGATGAAGGTGCCGATGCTTACCTAGTTAAACCTGTCAAACCTCAAGAACTGTTGGCTCTTTTAGAAGAAAAATTGAAAAGCCAAGAAGCATGAAGCTTAGTTTAGTTTTGTTGAGTTCGCTTATTTCCTTCTGGTTAAAATCAGGTTGTCTTTATCGAAGGCGAACTCGCCATACCTTTGCGTGTAATAGAGCCTCAGGTATTCTCCAGCGAATTGAGGCTGAAACGGCAGATCCCTTGGTGTTAACTTCTCTTTCTCTTTAAGTTGCTCCTCTATGGCTGCTTCCGCCAATGGATAATTGAGCAATAATTCTTTGCGTTCGCTGTAAACCGCCAACGTCTGCACAGCCTCATCCATGTAAGAGAGGTAAGTCGGCAGGTTCTCCATTATCTGGTTGATTTTGAATTTAGACGGATTGGAAAGCGTTTCAGTTGCTACCTTGAGGCGCTCGCGCAAGGTTCCATTCTTTTCCCAAATGTAATCCTTAGTTGGCAGCAAGCGTTCAATGGTTTCTTCCTCGCTGATTAATTCAGCATAAAGCATGGAAAGTACATCGTTTGACATAGCAAGAGAAGTTTGGACATCATCCTTAAATGCGAACAAATCCACCATGCTCAGTTCTTCCTTGGCGATTCTTTGCGCCGCTACACTCTTCATATCCTCAGCCTTCTTTGAATAAGCAAGCACTTTAGGGGTGTTATCACCAAAAACCCATGGCAAAACATCAGCTTGCCCACTCAAATAAGCCAGCGGCGACAATGACTTATGCAGATAACGCATAGACGCTCGGATTTCAGAGCCATACTGCCGCTTCCAATTATTGAGCGCATTATAGAGAGCTTCTATAGCAATCCAAGGTGCTTCATTAGTCTGCAACTTCTGAGAAGCAAACTCAACTACTCGGCATTTCTCTGGAAGCGACGGATCATACAATGGCTTAATTATGCCATAAAGTGGGTCTGCAACCACAATAACCTCTTGAGTAAGAGCACGCCCAGCCTCTAAAACTGCCTTGATAGCCACAACTCTCTCAGCCACAGAAAGCTCTTTGTGATACTCAGCGTTTAATGTGGTTTTGACATCCAAGCCAGCTTCCTTGAGTTTTCCAACCCAATTTGAGAATTCACAGTTGACAAAGACTTGGTACTCGGCCAATGTGGCGTTAAGCTCAGCCTCTGCAAATTCGAGGTCAGCGTTCAATTTGCCTAACGCATCAAAAGTGGGGTCCAGTTCTGACTGGTCGTAATTGTCGGTTTCTATTTTTTTGAACAATTCATCAAATGAATCCCCAATCACCAAAGCCTTGCCTTCCGAGGAAGCCATACTTACGGGGATATTCTCTTTGACGTTTCTTATTTGCTCGTTAAAGAGTCCTAGCCGTTCCTTGAGCGCTTGAGCTCTTTCCCTAACCTG
Encoded proteins:
- a CDS encoding PH domain-containing protein, with protein sequence MYFDKHGSVVWVSKPWIAPEAIVRTFFVGLIAVLVFWFEFSYNIGFSQFAGLTLFDLTLLFFITVWLIGIVQLVISWASNTYILRQDELEVRQGILAARSFTVNAKTFGELTIYQSIGGWLFGYGDLIVTCKGQPETKLSLLRSPFLTASTLRQVMGKPLVKMNSHIDK
- a CDS encoding glycosyltransferase family 39 protein produces the protein MSGRHSFRRVLSKYYPLLAIIIGVILVSLIMGPYQTLDTELEYNTTRGVLRWGYPYLDRFGEPHQDSYGDLFNMPPLGFYTQALFFRIFGQALENGIVLITLFGIASVVMVYKLGKELYSEATALFAAALFGLAPWQLVLTRAFLIDAQCLFLSLLYLYVGVLAIRKNSIKLAAVSGVFFAAALLTKQYAVFMLIPLLLLYVYHRPKKPKMVPSQVVAFSLPMVFSSLLWYQIILGKELFYLFNHNDFKDINFPEVVPSYSFMSTFLVDYGLGIFFVVTFVFSLIVGFCFWKRFQKKSVVSDLVCLVTILSILGIVMYLAVNLNLKAPYTSAIKYVYHSLPFFSLATASLASKSFSLLKFAKQSVKVTRVVLLSVGITGLVLLVMSLIADFYAARQLATASFLIFRVQPNQDVGYSFHVAEPLSQNDPLLAVQFIGFIILTSGILWASRHFTVEAVKSIRAEFKKIAR
- the arsM gene encoding arsenite methyltransferase, which codes for MKDTDVKKAVRKAYSKIATSNNSCCCSCGCESANTEVAKRISKSIGYSEEEMNVAPEANLGLGCGNPTAFSKIKEGDIVLDLGSGAGFDCFLASRKVGKSGKVIGLDMTEEMIAKARILAKEHGYSNVEFRLGDIEKIPLEDNSVDVIISNCVINLAPDKSKVFKEAYRVLKSGGKMYVSDIVLLGKLTEEQLNDEELLCGCVSGAMQKDAYVNAIRQAGFTVNIIGEDRNISKTQYGGLPLESIKIEALK
- a CDS encoding alkaline phosphatase family protein; this translates as MKLIYVAIDGMGDLPIESLGNKTPLEAAETPNLDSLAKNGKTGLMYTVRQGVAPESDVAVISLLGYDPFMYSTGRGVIEAAGVGLKMQDGDLALRCNFATLGQGKAILDRRVARSLTTEEATTLAEAANKEIKLESYPATFEFRNTLGHRAVLLIKSKAKPLSSEITNSDPAYILVNGLGVAKLDVDMVLKTCEPVVDTEAARVSAALVNEFIEKTHKLWESHPINVKRAAEGKLKANVVLTRDAGHELPKFFNINERYGVRFACLADMHAERGIAQLAGMDSSLLPPPSGNLQQDMAVRVKALLDALPKYDCFYIHLKGPDEPGHDGNCVLKTEVISAIDKYFFGPLLEQISLEDTLVCVTTDHATPCSLKVHSDTMVPVLLSGDKVGNGKAGKFSERECAKGSLGVLERGCELMPKLMELLKK
- a CDS encoding M56 family metallopeptidase produces the protein MTEPIFYSYTPEVPHSFYNKLLDFIHTQYVLPQKHRFVDVSRETTSQGEFLSYVINDMRKKRSIQVEVKSGNPFELKVTPIDPSVTQSTLDEAKQDVLIAMQIFSQNAKNSTVSFAWREGEEIVPEAYMKAKKSFNHFLFEVQLIFFAVFIFLGMTVFLTIATVSPDIFWIAPLILIAFQFGFFFFSNHFIEKSADWQITQANPTIHLLEYFLPDCESDFNKKYSREKLTTIKKEIYKEIIAKQGQVDTEAAGKIFLKHGVPCELENLKVKKVNVYELVKKVADKFGFPVPKIVVSNTMVANAATSGSSPKRGLVLITTGLLAQLQENEILSVLGHEFGHLKGRDPLILYALVSSEFLFRFYVLFPLLPLIFSSFLFFAYFWSVMVLIFFIAKFFEARADLVSAMLVGNPHVLARSLEKIGYQRLLSERAPSYRVQEWIGLDPHPPIYFRVNRLEQLTSEKIKHPLLRSIRDVTNAFIATLKS
- a CDS encoding response regulator, which codes for MSEPKKTILVVDDDKSILRTFSRILQKSGYEIDTAETGKEAMEKTEKRHYDLALVDIRLPDIDGTELLAKLKKPLQQTVKIMITGFPSLETGVKALDEGADAYLVKPVKPQELLALLEEKLKSQEA